The following proteins are encoded in a genomic region of Clostridium kluyveri:
- a CDS encoding N-acetyltransferase, whose product MCENYISDTSQIGSNVTIGKFSVIEDEVVIGDNCIIGHNVIIHRGSKIGRNVRIDDNTVIGKQPMRSINSIFKDEDELPPAVVDDSCLIGAGVIIYCGCSIGQHTLIADLATVRENVTVGSRTIIGRGAAVENFCKIGSSCKIETNVYITAYSQIEDNVFIAPGVVTSNDNFAARSKERYKHFKGVTVKKGGRIGAQATILPGKIIEEDGFVAAGSVVTKNVKSENIVAGNPARKLKKVPEDQLLKNQQ is encoded by the coding sequence ATGTGTGAAAATTATATATCTGATACTTCCCAAATTGGAAGTAATGTAACTATAGGAAAGTTTTCAGTTATTGAGGATGAAGTAGTTATAGGAGATAATTGTATCATAGGTCATAATGTGATAATACATAGAGGAAGTAAAATTGGAAGAAATGTAAGAATAGATGACAACACTGTGATAGGAAAACAGCCCATGAGAAGCATAAACAGTATATTTAAAGATGAAGATGAGCTTCCCCCTGCTGTGGTAGATGACAGCTGTTTAATAGGAGCAGGAGTTATAATATATTGTGGATGCAGCATAGGACAGCATACACTAATTGCAGATTTAGCTACAGTTAGGGAAAATGTTACAGTAGGTAGTAGAACAATAATAGGCAGAGGAGCAGCTGTTGAGAATTTCTGTAAAATAGGTTCTAGTTGTAAGATTGAAACTAATGTGTATATCACTGCCTATTCACAAATTGAAGATAACGTGTTTATTGCCCCGGGAGTTGTAACTTCAAATGATAATTTTGCTGCCAGATCAAAGGAAAGATATAAGCATTTTAAAGGAGTTACTGTTAAAAAAGGAGGAAGAATAGGAGCGCAAGCTACCATACTTCCAGGAAAAATTATAGAAGAAGACGGATTTGTGGCGGCAGGGAGTGTAGTCACAAAAAATGTGAAAAGTGAAAATATAGTTGCAGGGAATCCAGCTAGAAAACTAAAGAAGGTTCCAGAAGATCAACTTCTTAAAAATCAGCAGTGA
- a CDS encoding Gfo/Idh/MocA family protein, with protein sequence MKKLKFAIIGCGRISYKHVEALRANYEEAVLVALCDIVEEKTENLKSEYIEKLKKDEKVTLYTDYKEMLKAEDIDVVTIATESGYHFEIATYCMDNKKHVICEKPMALSSKDAEEMINCSERNDVKLCVSHQNRFNKPIRQLREAIESNRFGKLINGTARILWNRNMDYYKQAPWRGTWKLDGGTLMNQCIHNIDLLQWMMGGEVDTVYSQCDTFLRDIEGEDFGAVIIRFKNGSIGIVEGSACVYPRNLEETLSIFGEKGTVCIGGLAVNKIETWKFEDHRDIDDEILKSQQGDPDTVYGFGHIPLFKDMIDAVNLNENPLVDGKQGKKALDIILAAYKSRAAGMPVKFPIEDFSTMDMVSTKNK encoded by the coding sequence ATGAAAAAATTAAAGTTTGCTATCATAGGCTGCGGCAGAATTTCCTATAAACATGTGGAGGCTTTAAGGGCTAATTATGAAGAAGCTGTTTTAGTAGCCTTATGTGATATAGTAGAAGAAAAAACTGAAAATTTAAAAAGTGAATACATAGAAAAGTTGAAAAAGGACGAAAAAGTGACTCTTTATACAGACTATAAGGAGATGTTAAAAGCAGAGGACATAGATGTGGTGACTATAGCCACTGAAAGTGGATATCATTTTGAAATAGCCACATATTGTATGGATAATAAGAAACATGTCATATGCGAAAAACCTATGGCACTTTCTTCGAAAGATGCAGAGGAAATGATAAATTGCAGTGAAAGAAATGATGTTAAGCTGTGCGTAAGTCATCAAAATAGATTTAATAAACCAATTAGACAGCTTAGGGAGGCCATTGAAAGTAATAGATTTGGAAAGCTAATAAATGGAACTGCCAGAATACTATGGAATAGAAATATGGATTATTATAAACAGGCCCCATGGAGAGGCACATGGAAGCTTGATGGGGGAACTCTTATGAATCAATGTATACATAATATTGATCTACTTCAATGGATGATGGGTGGAGAAGTGGATACGGTATATTCCCAGTGTGACACATTTTTAAGAGATATAGAAGGGGAAGATTTTGGGGCTGTTATAATAAGATTTAAAAATGGCTCCATAGGAATAGTTGAAGGAAGTGCTTGTGTTTATCCAAGAAATTTAGAAGAAACCCTAAGTATATTTGGGGAAAAGGGTACAGTATGCATAGGCGGTCTTGCGGTAAATAAAATTGAAACCTGGAAATTTGAAGATCATAGAGATATAGATGATGAAATATTAAAATCTCAGCAGGGTGATCCAGATACTGTTTATGGATTTGGACATATACCACTTTTCAAAGATATGATAGATGCTGTAAACCTTAATGAAAATCCTCTTGTGGATGGAAAGCAGGGTAAAAAGGCATTGGATATAATTTTGGCTGCATATAAATCAAGAGCTGCAGGAATGCCTGTAAAATTTCCTATAGAAGATTTTTCTACTATGGATATGGTTTCAACTAAGAATAAGTAA
- a CDS encoding maltose ABC transporter substrate-binding protein, whose amino-acid sequence MRRFCKYLCTLLICILFLGGCTSTQGDKKEIVIWSHLTDAEITELRILADKWSETSGYKVKIHSDKGDNRAYIEAAKRGIEPDIEFGVSHDRMEKLNSEKLLDQVPDNLIDKNKYVSSSLETVTFGNKMYGIPISIETYGLYYNKNKVKKVPETLEELISQGEKLGFQYDINNFYLSFPILQANGAYIFKKQNGSYNVKDIGLNNEGAIKGYTMIRDMVRKYKLMPENIESITARNSFKNGETSFYISGSWDLEELNKSGLNYGVAAFPKYNGKQMMSFITSQVVYVSSKSNYKEKDWELVNYLINNSKGKLFGITGRIPPFKIDYNIKEVKNSEKLKTFIEQSQYGEVLPNVSEIQALQDANKIMMELTAGKITPEECGKKIEQNILDFIVKEKQK is encoded by the coding sequence ATGAGAAGATTTTGCAAATATCTCTGTACTTTATTAATATGTATACTTTTCCTAGGGGGATGTACTAGTACCCAGGGGGACAAAAAAGAAATAGTTATCTGGTCACATCTCACAGATGCTGAAATAACAGAACTTAGAATTTTGGCAGACAAATGGTCTGAAACTTCTGGTTATAAGGTTAAAATTCATTCTGATAAAGGAGATAACAGAGCCTATATAGAAGCTGCAAAGCGGGGAATAGAACCAGATATAGAGTTCGGTGTATCTCATGATAGAATGGAAAAACTAAATAGTGAAAAGTTATTAGACCAGGTTCCTGACAATTTAATAGATAAGAACAAGTATGTATCTTCTTCCCTTGAGACTGTCACCTTTGGAAATAAAATGTATGGAATACCTATATCTATAGAAACCTATGGACTTTATTATAATAAAAACAAAGTCAAGAAAGTGCCTGAAACTTTAGAGGAATTGATTTCCCAAGGGGAAAAACTGGGATTTCAATATGATATAAATAATTTTTATTTGAGTTTTCCTATATTACAGGCCAATGGGGCATACATATTTAAAAAACAAAATGGAAGTTACAATGTAAAAGATATAGGACTAAATAATGAAGGAGCCATTAAGGGATATACCATGATTAGAGATATGGTTCGAAAATATAAATTAATGCCTGAAAATATAGAAAGTATAACTGCCAGAAATAGTTTCAAAAATGGAGAGACCAGTTTTTATATAAGTGGTTCCTGGGATTTGGAAGAGTTAAATAAATCAGGACTGAACTATGGGGTGGCAGCTTTTCCAAAATATAATGGAAAACAGATGATGTCTTTTATTACATCACAGGTGGTCTATGTAAGTTCAAAGTCAAACTATAAAGAAAAAGATTGGGAGCTCGTAAACTATCTTATTAATAATTCCAAAGGAAAATTATTTGGTATAACAGGCAGAATTCCTCCTTTTAAAATAGATTATAATATAAAAGAAGTTAAAAATAGCGAAAAGTTAAAAACCTTTATAGAGCAGTCACAATATGGAGAAGTATTGCCTAATGTATCTGAAATTCAGGCACTTCAGGATGCTAATAAGATAATGATGGAGTTAACTGCAGGTAAAATAACTCCAGAGGAATGCGGTAAAAAAATAGAACAAAATATACTGGACTTTATTGTCAAGGAAAAACAAAAGTAA
- the wecB gene encoding non-hydrolyzing UDP-N-acetylglucosamine 2-epimerase translates to MKILTVVGARPQFIKASAVSNVIRKCHEEILVHTGQHYDENMSQVFFEELNIPRPDYNLEVGSGNHGKQTGTMLIKLEDIYIKEKPDFVLVYGDTNSTLAGALCASKLLIPLAHVEAGLRSFNRKMPEEQNRVITDRLSNILFVPTDSAAENLKREGIKEGIYNVGDVMFDAILNFKKLAENKNEIIKELALQDKEYILTTIHRAENTNYIERLKNIVEALNECGKPVVLPLHPRTKKYMTDYGLKFNDNIKVIEPIGYLEMINLEMNSQKIVTDSGGVQKEAFFMKKPCITMRDETEWVETVENGWNIVVGTDKNKILDGIMNFIPDKTQKNIFGKGDAAIKILEVLNK, encoded by the coding sequence ATGAAAATATTAACGGTTGTAGGGGCTAGACCTCAATTTATTAAAGCCTCTGCAGTATCCAATGTAATAAGAAAGTGCCATGAAGAAATATTGGTTCATACAGGGCAGCATTATGATGAAAATATGTCCCAGGTATTTTTTGAAGAACTAAACATACCAAGACCAGATTATAACCTGGAAGTGGGATCGGGAAATCATGGAAAACAAACGGGAACAATGCTTATAAAGCTGGAAGATATATATATAAAGGAAAAACCGGATTTTGTACTTGTTTATGGAGATACTAATTCAACTTTAGCAGGTGCTCTTTGTGCAAGTAAGCTCTTAATTCCTCTAGCCCATGTGGAAGCCGGTCTTAGAAGTTTTAACAGGAAAATGCCTGAGGAACAAAACAGGGTAATTACAGATAGGTTGTCTAATATTTTATTTGTCCCTACAGATTCTGCTGCTGAAAATTTAAAAAGAGAGGGTATTAAAGAAGGCATATATAATGTAGGGGACGTAATGTTTGATGCAATTTTAAATTTCAAAAAACTGGCAGAAAATAAAAATGAGATCATTAAAGAGCTTGCTTTACAAGACAAGGAGTATATACTTACCACCATACACAGAGCAGAGAATACAAATTATATAGAGAGGCTGAAAAATATAGTAGAAGCTTTAAATGAATGTGGCAAACCCGTAGTTCTGCCTCTTCACCCTAGAACCAAAAAATACATGACAGATTATGGATTGAAATTTAATGATAATATAAAAGTTATAGAACCTATAGGTTATTTGGAAATGATAAACCTTGAAATGAATTCACAAAAGATAGTTACAGACAGCGGAGGAGTTCAAAAAGAGGCTTTCTTTATGAAAAAGCCATGCATAACTATGAGAGATGAGACAGAATGGGTGGAAACCGTAGAGAATGGATGGAACATAGTAGTAGGCACAGATAAAAATAAAATATTAGATGGCATAATGAATTTTATACCGGATAAAACCCAAAAAAATATATTTGGAAAAGGAGATGCTGCCATTAAAATACTGGAAGTGCTAAATAAATGA
- a CDS encoding glycosyltransferase family 4 protein produces MGNIRVLQIISSNDTGGGGMHVLNLALYSKDMFHCIIGTLGGGELYERSKSLKIDTVKFKKNPTHGKDIMDYIVQNDIHIVNFHGAKPFFLHYFLKNNVKIPTVATLHSDYRKDFLNNKMKHLFFTPLSSIGLKSFKNYICVSSYLKNLLQKNSFIGKKFIVSNGIDFNHINISCSRENIRRKYGISENDFVYVNVARMHPVKNQLSLIRAFNLLEKRRENVKLVIVGDGSMEEKLRKEILQLNLQDKVILTGYKENSIDFINAGETGILTSFSEGGAPPMVLLESAAVKKFFIAPDVGSIGEMVGRDLIYLVKPSSIEDIYEKMESAYDKRDQIALMGQNLYDNTIGRFSINNFCRQYLEAYNTILSEK; encoded by the coding sequence GTGGGAAATATTAGAGTACTACAGATTATATCTTCAAATGATACTGGTGGGGGAGGAATGCATGTATTGAATTTGGCCCTTTACTCAAAGGATATGTTTCATTGTATTATTGGAACTTTGGGAGGAGGAGAACTTTATGAAAGAAGTAAAAGCTTAAAAATAGATACAGTAAAGTTTAAAAAAAATCCAACCCATGGAAAAGATATAATGGATTATATAGTACAAAATGATATCCATATTGTAAATTTTCACGGGGCAAAGCCTTTCTTCCTACATTATTTTTTGAAAAACAATGTAAAAATACCTACAGTTGCTACACTACACAGTGATTATAGAAAAGACTTTTTGAATAATAAAATGAAGCATTTATTTTTCACCCCTTTAAGCTCCATAGGATTAAAAAGTTTTAAAAACTATATATGTGTTTCCAGTTACCTTAAAAATTTACTTCAGAAAAATAGTTTCATAGGGAAAAAATTCATAGTAAGTAATGGGATAGATTTTAACCATATAAATATAAGCTGCTCAAGGGAAAATATAAGAAGAAAATATGGAATTTCAGAAAATGATTTTGTATATGTAAATGTAGCCAGGATGCATCCTGTAAAAAATCAATTATCTCTTATAAGGGCTTTTAATCTACTTGAAAAACGCAGAGAAAATGTAAAGCTTGTTATAGTTGGAGATGGTTCTATGGAAGAGAAATTGAGAAAGGAAATACTGCAGTTAAATCTACAGGACAAAGTAATACTCACAGGATATAAAGAAAATAGCATAGATTTTATAAATGCAGGAGAAACAGGAATTTTAACTTCTTTCAGTGAAGGAGGAGCCCCTCCTATGGTTTTACTTGAAAGTGCAGCAGTAAAGAAATTTTTTATAGCTCCAGATGTAGGAAGCATAGGAGAAATGGTAGGTAGGGATTTAATTTATTTAGTAAAGCCCTCATCTATAGAAGATATATATGAAAAAATGGAATCAGCTTATGATAAAAGAGACCAAATTGCTCTTATGGGGCAAAATTTATACGATAATACCATAGGTAGGTTTTCCATAAATAATTTTTGCAGGCAATACCTAGAGGCATATAATACAATACTTTCAGAAAAATAG
- a CDS encoding O-antigen ligase family protein, giving the protein MDRLLYLFMCAYVILLPLLSSSKVSIMRVHIPPADCILALIILVYIVKFMVSKECRKRFFSGMKDFFTSYLTIFMSILAIMMIVSISYAGEKTIALSESFRFISYIILFFIIKYEYNKKEFLNGILGSYIVTSAVLCLYGIYQHFTGFGLSGKFENYGYARFKIMATMDNPNNLAAFLILAIFPLVMLSIYEKERIKKLLYILLTILMLFNIAFTGSRNAIIGIVVGMVVLIVLYSFKLIIPLFVVGIIALFVPGIKDRIFAISDPVQNQSRIYLWSIAKKMIVDHPIFGVGNGNYVSLYDKYVEIYPQYKFYGYSRYPCHNSYLKIESELGIIGGISFAAVLVSSLIQVKIFINTVKNNFYKYFYTGFLASMIAFYVMNLFDNLFFVPKTTTYFWILLAVSQGMMYREKNSSIFVKLF; this is encoded by the coding sequence TTGGATAGATTATTGTATTTATTTATGTGTGCCTATGTAATATTATTACCTTTATTAAGCAGTAGTAAAGTATCTATAATGAGAGTTCATATTCCTCCTGCAGATTGTATACTTGCTTTAATTATACTTGTTTATATAGTGAAATTTATGGTTTCTAAAGAATGCAGAAAAAGATTTTTTTCTGGAATGAAGGATTTTTTTACCAGTTATTTGACTATATTTATGAGTATACTGGCTATTATGATGATTGTTTCTATAAGCTATGCAGGTGAAAAAACGATAGCTTTAAGTGAAAGTTTTAGATTTATATCCTATATAATATTGTTTTTTATAATTAAATATGAATATAATAAAAAGGAATTTTTAAATGGAATACTGGGTTCTTATATAGTTACAAGTGCTGTATTGTGTTTGTACGGTATTTATCAGCATTTTACAGGATTTGGATTGAGTGGAAAATTCGAAAATTATGGCTATGCCAGATTTAAAATAATGGCCACTATGGATAATCCAAATAATTTGGCAGCTTTTTTAATATTGGCTATCTTTCCTTTAGTTATGCTGAGTATATATGAAAAGGAGAGAATAAAAAAGCTGTTATACATTTTATTGACAATTCTAATGCTTTTTAACATAGCATTTACAGGTTCAAGAAATGCCATTATTGGAATAGTAGTGGGAATGGTAGTATTGATTGTTTTATATAGTTTCAAATTAATTATACCTCTTTTTGTAGTAGGAATTATAGCATTGTTTGTTCCAGGCATAAAGGATAGAATTTTTGCTATAAGTGATCCTGTGCAGAATCAATCCAGAATATATCTTTGGAGTATTGCAAAAAAGATGATAGTGGATCATCCTATATTTGGAGTGGGAAATGGAAACTATGTAAGCCTATATGATAAATATGTAGAAATATACCCACAATATAAATTTTATGGATACAGCAGATATCCCTGTCATAATTCTTACTTGAAAATTGAAAGTGAACTTGGAATTATAGGGGGCATATCCTTTGCGGCAGTACTTGTTTCCTCTTTAATTCAGGTTAAAATATTTATAAATACTGTAAAAAATAATTTCTATAAGTATTTTTATACAGGATTTCTGGCTTCCATGATAGCATTTTATGTTATGAATTTATTTGACAATTTGTTTTTTGTACCTAAAACCACTACATATTTTTGGATATTATTAGCTGTATCCCAGGGAATGATGTATAGAGAAAAGAACAGTAGTATTTTTGTAAAGCTATTTTGA
- a CDS encoding nucleotide sugar dehydrogenase produces the protein MSRLKKELVKKIEDKKAKLGVVGLGYVGLPLAVEKAKAGYKVIGFDVQSKKVKLVNEGHNYIGDIVDSDLEKLVESGSLKATTDFSFVEDVDVVSVCVPTPLDKYKQPDISYVVNSGKSIAKYLHRGMLVVLESTTYPGTTEEVLKPILEEGGLKCGEDFFLAFSPERVDPGNKKFKTKNTPKVVGGCTKECTEVAATLYRNILESEIYTVSSPAVAEMEKILENVFRNINIGLANEMAILCKRMGIDVWEVIDAAKTKPYGFMPFYPGPGLGGHCIPLDPSYLSWKAKEYDYHTKLIETSGEINDLMPEFVVDNAMKLLNDHKKAMNGAKVLIMGMAYKKDIDDLRESPSLKVIDNLEKNGAEIIINDPYISEFKHKGKLYHTVDWEEVIDESDIVIITTDHSCYDYEGIAERAKIVYDTRNATKDVKNNRDKIHKL, from the coding sequence ATGTCACGGTTAAAAAAAGAACTAGTAAAAAAGATAGAAGATAAAAAAGCTAAATTAGGGGTAGTGGGGTTAGGTTATGTAGGGCTTCCACTGGCGGTGGAGAAGGCTAAAGCGGGATATAAAGTTATTGGCTTTGATGTTCAGAGTAAGAAAGTAAAGCTTGTAAATGAAGGACACAATTATATTGGAGATATAGTAGATTCAGATCTTGAAAAATTGGTTGAGTCAGGTTCTCTTAAAGCCACTACAGATTTTAGTTTTGTAGAAGATGTGGATGTGGTCTCTGTGTGTGTTCCAACCCCTTTGGATAAATATAAACAGCCAGATATATCTTATGTAGTAAATTCAGGGAAAAGCATTGCAAAGTATTTGCACAGGGGAATGCTTGTGGTTCTTGAGAGTACCACCTATCCCGGTACTACAGAAGAAGTGTTAAAACCCATACTTGAAGAAGGTGGATTAAAATGTGGAGAGGATTTTTTCCTGGCTTTTTCACCGGAAAGGGTAGATCCCGGCAATAAAAAATTTAAAACCAAGAATACTCCAAAGGTGGTAGGAGGATGTACTAAAGAGTGTACGGAAGTGGCAGCAACTTTATATAGAAATATATTGGAAAGTGAAATATATACTGTATCTTCGCCAGCTGTGGCAGAAATGGAGAAGATACTTGAAAATGTATTTAGGAATATCAATATAGGTCTTGCCAATGAAATGGCAATACTATGTAAGAGAATGGGCATAGATGTATGGGAAGTTATAGATGCAGCTAAAACTAAACCCTATGGATTTATGCCGTTTTATCCGGGACCAGGTCTTGGAGGGCATTGTATACCTCTTGATCCTTCTTATTTATCCTGGAAAGCAAAGGAATATGATTATCATACCAAATTAATAGAAACTTCTGGAGAAATAAATGACCTAATGCCAGAATTTGTTGTAGACAATGCTATGAAGCTTCTAAATGATCATAAGAAAGCAATGAATGGTGCAAAGGTACTTATTATGGGAATGGCCTATAAAAAGGATATAGACGATTTGAGAGAATCACCATCCCTTAAAGTAATAGACAATTTGGAGAAAAATGGAGCAGAAATAATTATAAATGATCCTTATATTTCTGAGTTTAAACACAAAGGTAAGTTATACCATACAGTAGATTGGGAAGAAGTAATAGATGAATCAGACATAGTAATTATAACCACAGATCACAGCTGTTATGATTATGAGGGTATAGCAGAGAGAGCTAAAATAGTTTACGATACAAGAAACGCTACTAAGGATGTAAAAAACAACAGGGATAAAATACATAAGCTGTAG